CACTTCCTCCTGTTGAAATCAGATCTTCAACAACAACAACCTTCTGGCCTTTGTCAGCTTTTCCTTCAATTTGCTTGCCTTTCCCATGGCCCTTAGCCTTTGAGCGGACATAGCACATAGGCAGTTCCATAATGTCACTTACCCAGGCAGCATGCGGAATGCCTGCTGTTGCTGTACCTGCAATTAGTTCTGCTTCAGGAAATTTGTCCAGAATGATTGATTTAAGGCCAGCAGCTATTTCTTTTCTAACTTCAGGGTATGACAATGTAAGACGGTTATCGCAATAGATTGGAGCACGTAATCCTGAAGACCATATAAATGGATCGTTTGGGTTTAATGCAACTGCTTTTATATCTAATAATTTTTCTGCTATTTTACGCTTCATTTAGAACGCCCTCCCAAGATTGCTTGCATTGAATATATTTTTCAAATGGATTTTCCGCTCTTGTAATCGATCGGCCTACTACAATTGCGGAAGCCCCTTCCTTTCTGGCGAATTCAGGTGTTGCCACTCTTTTCTGATCTCCGGAGTCGTCAGATAACAGTCGTATTCCCGGTGTTACAGTCAAAAAGGAAGATCCTATTCGCGAACTTATCTCCCTTGCCTCAAGACTTGAACATACTACCCCATCAAGTCCTGCTTCTTTGGCAAGCTTGGCATAATGAAGAACAGATTCGTTTAATGAAGCAGGAATTAACTGCTCTGATTTCATTTGCTGTTCGGATGTGCTTGTCAGCTGCGTCACAGCAATACAAGATGGCCTTTTCCCTGAACTACCGGCTTCAAGTCCTTCACGTGCTGCTTCCATCATGGCTTTTCCTCCTGCGGCATGGACATTAACCATATCGCAGCCAAGCCCGGCAAGCCTCTTCATTGCACTTTTAACAGTATTAGGAATATCATGAAGCTTGAGATCAAGGAAGATCTCATGCCCTTGTTCTTTTAGTTCGTGAACGATGGAAGGACCCTCCTGATAAAATAACTCCATGCCGACCTTTAGAAATAATTTTTCATTTTCAAAGTTTTTCAGAAAATGATTAACTTCCATTTTCCCTGAAAAATCAAGAGCAATAATGAGCGGCTTTTTCATTCTTCTTCCAGCTCCTTCCTATACATTCTGAAATATGTTCATATCCAAGGTTTTCAATAAGTTCGGGCAGCCTATCGATAATTTTCGGACACACAAAAGGATCTACGAAGTTAGCTGTTCCAACCGCTACTGCACTTGCACCCGCATAGAAGTATTCGATTACATCCTCTGCAGATTCAATGCCGCCCATTCCGATTATAGGAAGGGACACCTGCTGGCTCACTTCATAAATCATCCTTAGCGCGACAGGCTTAATGGCTGGCCCTGAAAGTCCCCCTGTTCTATTTGCCAAAATCGGATTGCCTGTTTTTAGATCGATTCTCATGCCAACAAGCGTGTTGATCATTGTTAAACCGTCAGCTCCGCCATCTTCCACTGCTTTCGCCATTTCTACAATATTTGTGACATTTGGTGAAAGCTTTACATAGACAGGAACCTCTGAAACCTCTTTTACTTTTTTCGTTAGGTTTTTAGCAATTTCCGGTATAGTCCCAAAGGCAATTCCGCCTGTTTTTACATTCGGACAGGAGATGTTGAGCTCAAGCGCATGTACATTCGGGCTTTCAGAAATTCTTTTGGCAACCGCAACATAATCCTCTTCCTGCGAACCAGCTACATTGGCAATGATCGGTACATCATATTGTTCAAGCCAGATCAGTTCTTCATTCACCACTTTTTCCAGTCCTGGATTCTGCAGTCCTATTGCATTCAGCATTCCTGCTGAGGTCTCAGCCACTCTTGGTGTTGGATTTCCAAAACGGGGCTCAAAGGTTGTCGCCTTAATCATGATCGCACCCAATTGGCTCAAATCATACATTTGGCTGAATTCTCTTCCGAAGCCAAAGCATCCTGATGCAGGCATGATTGGATTTTTTAATTCCAGTCCAGGCAGATTGACATTTAATGAGTTCATAGAACTACCTCCCCTGCTTTAAAGACCGGTCCGTCACTGCAGACTTTTTTATAACTGTATCCATCAGGATCATCCCCTGTATGGCAAACGCATGCAAAGCACGCTCCGATGCCGCAGCCCATTCGTTCTTCCAATGAAAGGTATACCGTTTTATGAGAGTATTGATTTTCAAGCGCCTTCAGCATCGGCGTTGGGCCGCATGAATATAAAACATCGAAATTAATATTAAATTTATTAATAACATCTGTAACAAAGCCTTTCGTTCCTGCACTTCCATCAGCTGTAGCCAGATA
This window of the Cytobacillus pseudoceanisediminis genome carries:
- the pyrE gene encoding orotate phosphoribosyltransferase — protein: MKRKIAEKLLDIKAVALNPNDPFIWSSGLRAPIYCDNRLTLSYPEVRKEIAAGLKSIILDKFPEAELIAGTATAGIPHAAWVSDIMELPMCYVRSKAKGHGKGKQIEGKADKGQKVVVVEDLISTGGSAITAVKALREAGCEVLGVAAIFTYQLEKGKEMLDKEKIEAYTLTDIEALTEVAVENGYIQEKDMKKLVEWRKDPAEWGKVTQ
- the pyrF gene encoding orotidine-5'-phosphate decarboxylase, with product MKKPLIIALDFSGKMEVNHFLKNFENEKLFLKVGMELFYQEGPSIVHELKEQGHEIFLDLKLHDIPNTVKSAMKRLAGLGCDMVNVHAAGGKAMMEAAREGLEAGSSGKRPSCIAVTQLTSTSEQQMKSEQLIPASLNESVLHYAKLAKEAGLDGVVCSSLEAREISSRIGSSFLTVTPGIRLLSDDSGDQKRVATPEFARKEGASAIVVGRSITRAENPFEKYIQCKQSWEGVLNEA
- a CDS encoding dihydroorotate dehydrogenase, with amino-acid sequence MNSLNVNLPGLELKNPIMPASGCFGFGREFSQMYDLSQLGAIMIKATTFEPRFGNPTPRVAETSAGMLNAIGLQNPGLEKVVNEELIWLEQYDVPIIANVAGSQEEDYVAVAKRISESPNVHALELNISCPNVKTGGIAFGTIPEIAKNLTKKVKEVSEVPVYVKLSPNVTNIVEMAKAVEDGGADGLTMINTLVGMRIDLKTGNPILANRTGGLSGPAIKPVALRMIYEVSQQVSLPIIGMGGIESAEDVIEYFYAGASAVAVGTANFVDPFVCPKIIDRLPELIENLGYEHISECIGRSWKKNEKAAHYCS